A single genomic interval of Corallococcus caeni harbors:
- a CDS encoding serine hydrolase domain-containing protein, protein MDSLFRDYDGPDRPGASVVVIHDGQVVLRRAYGLASLERREPATPDSHYRLASLTKQFTATAILLLVQDGRLRLDDRVVDVLPGFPPALREVRVHHLLQHTSGLWDYEDFVPATQPVQVKDRDVLALLSGVDRTYFPPGTAVRYSNSGYAVLALLVEQVSGMSFARFLHERVFVPSGMRSTVAHEEGVSQVPHRAYGYAVGPSGFVPRDQSPTSAVLGDGGIYSSVVDLVAWDRALDSEALLRAETRKQAWTPPTLHGTSSRYGFGWFVDDDGGRQRLSHHGETCGFTNAIVKYPEQRLTVIVLTNRAGGAPWTLAQGVADLWLHRPAKDGPPTNRPWPFETLPNAH, encoded by the coding sequence GACGGGCAGGTCGTGCTCCGTCGGGCTTACGGCCTGGCCAGCCTGGAGCGCCGCGAGCCCGCCACGCCCGACAGCCACTACCGGCTCGCCTCGCTCACCAAGCAGTTCACGGCCACGGCCATCCTTCTGCTGGTCCAGGATGGCCGGCTCCGGCTCGATGACCGTGTGGTGGACGTGCTCCCCGGCTTCCCACCCGCCCTGCGGGAGGTCCGCGTCCACCACCTGCTCCAGCACACCTCGGGCCTCTGGGACTACGAGGACTTCGTCCCGGCCACGCAGCCGGTGCAGGTGAAGGACCGGGATGTGCTGGCCCTGCTCTCCGGCGTGGACCGCACGTACTTCCCGCCCGGAACAGCGGTGCGCTACAGCAACTCCGGCTACGCGGTGCTCGCGCTCCTCGTGGAGCAGGTGAGCGGAATGTCGTTCGCGCGGTTCCTGCACGAGCGTGTCTTCGTTCCGAGCGGCATGCGTTCGACCGTGGCGCACGAGGAAGGTGTCTCCCAGGTGCCCCACCGTGCCTATGGGTACGCCGTGGGCCCGAGCGGCTTCGTCCCCAGGGACCAGAGCCCCACCAGTGCCGTCCTGGGGGATGGCGGCATCTACTCGTCCGTGGTGGACCTGGTGGCGTGGGACCGGGCGCTGGATTCGGAGGCGCTGCTCCGCGCGGAAACCCGGAAGCAGGCCTGGACGCCGCCGACGCTTCACGGCACGTCCTCGCGCTACGGCTTCGGCTGGTTCGTCGATGACGACGGAGGGCGGCAGCGGCTGTCACACCACGGTGAGACGTGTGGCTTCACCAACGCCATCGTGAAGTATCCGGAGCAACGTCTCACGGTCATCGTCCTGACGAACCGCGCGGGCGGCGCACCGTGGACGCTGGCCCAGGGCGTCGCGGACCTGTGGCTGCACAGGCCCGCGAAGGACGGGCCGCCCACGAACCGCCCCTGGCCGTTCGAGACCCTGCCCAACGCGCACTGA
- a CDS encoding 2OG-Fe(II) oxygenase, producing the protein MSVATLEEGPLLGPSFFLSRTALRPLALAHRDTYGTARPHPHVVIDGFLGERLATGLAGVFPGATGASWLRRDHPEQAARLGQLQRKAFEGVHGALRHLLSEFSSMSFLDFLETLTGIKGLIADPHFRGAGLHLTLPGGHLALHADFNRDRTRALTRRLTVLYYLNPGWDPAWGGDLELWSADLTRCEARIAPVLDRLVVMAHGDTHWHGHPSALACPEGRGRATVAAYFYTAEASPDAPEAHSALWAPVRP; encoded by the coding sequence GTGAGCGTCGCAACCCTCGAAGAAGGTCCGTTGCTGGGGCCGAGCTTCTTCCTCAGCCGGACGGCGCTCCGCCCTCTCGCGTTGGCGCATCGTGACACCTACGGCACCGCCCGGCCCCATCCGCACGTCGTCATCGACGGCTTCCTGGGCGAGCGGCTGGCGACGGGACTGGCCGGCGTCTTTCCGGGCGCGACCGGGGCCTCCTGGCTGCGGCGGGATCATCCGGAACAGGCGGCGCGGCTGGGGCAGCTCCAGCGCAAGGCGTTCGAAGGGGTGCACGGGGCGCTCCGGCACCTGCTCTCGGAGTTCTCGAGCATGTCGTTCCTCGACTTCCTGGAGACCCTCACCGGCATCAAGGGCCTCATCGCGGATCCGCACTTCCGCGGCGCCGGGCTGCACCTCACGCTGCCCGGGGGCCACCTGGCGCTTCACGCGGACTTCAACCGCGATCGCACCCGTGCCCTCACCCGGCGGCTCACCGTCCTGTACTACCTGAACCCGGGCTGGGACCCGGCCTGGGGCGGAGACCTGGAGCTGTGGAGTGCCGACCTCACCCGCTGCGAGGCCCGCATCGCTCCGGTCCTCGACCGGCTGGTCGTGATGGCGCATGGAGACACGCATTGGCATGGCCACCCCTCCGCGCTGGCGTGCCCGGAGGGACGGGGTCGAGCCACCGTCGCGGCCTACTTCTACACGGCGGAAGCGTCCCCGGACGCGCCGGAGGCCCACAGCGCCCTCTGGGCTCCAGTGCGTCCCTGA
- a CDS encoding BP74-related protein, translating into MADATRFAFTQPSSPGVEFIIELTDDATIAHARRILSGEEKNEIHVHGRIIKRTVPYNPKFSFHLDPMTIRFFQMAIEVCDANMVYVEDHLDEAGGAFLPGGHWCPWDSRLTRELKA; encoded by the coding sequence ATGGCTGACGCCACCCGATTCGCATTCACCCAGCCCAGCTCGCCTGGGGTCGAGTTCATCATCGAGTTGACGGATGACGCGACGATTGCCCATGCGCGGCGAATCCTTTCCGGAGAAGAGAAGAACGAGATTCACGTCCACGGGCGCATCATCAAGCGGACCGTTCCCTACAATCCGAAATTCTCGTTCCACCTCGACCCCATGACCATCCGTTTCTTCCAGATGGCCATCGAGGTATGCGACGCCAACATGGTCTACGTCGAGGACCATCTGGACGAAGCCGGCGGCGCGTTCCTGCCCGGTGGTCACTGGTGCCCGTGGGACTCGAGGCTGACGCGCGAACTGAAGGCGTGA
- a CDS encoding SRPBCC domain-containing protein — protein MATKSRVPETIDAYLADLEDPKVKKTLGALRTQLRKLLPKATESISYRMPTFKVDGDAVAGFAFFKTHCGYYPFSGSVVPALKSELDGYATSKSGVTFPPDQPLPAKLVKTLVQARLAEIATRGKMPAAAKKGNAQARGKRVVGKTATAGFQVGVVRTLPMTAPALWDWVTTQPERWLGPGATLTAEPGGHFEVPKRRGSPGVRGEVRVVKPGQRLRMTWQPDGWKKPATLQLTLTPKARGASLHVHMEKLPDAEAREAMRERWSKVLSQAVD, from the coding sequence ATGGCCACGAAGAGCCGAGTCCCGGAGACGATCGACGCCTACCTGGCGGACCTGGAAGACCCCAAGGTGAAGAAGACCCTGGGCGCCCTGCGGACGCAGCTCCGGAAGCTGCTCCCCAAGGCCACCGAGTCGATCAGCTACCGGATGCCCACCTTCAAGGTCGACGGGGACGCCGTGGCGGGCTTCGCGTTCTTCAAGACCCACTGCGGCTACTACCCCTTCAGCGGCAGCGTGGTGCCGGCGCTGAAGTCGGAGCTGGACGGGTACGCCACTTCGAAGAGCGGCGTCACCTTCCCGCCAGACCAGCCGCTCCCGGCGAAGCTGGTGAAGACGCTGGTGCAGGCGCGGCTCGCGGAGATCGCCACGCGCGGGAAGATGCCCGCGGCCGCGAAGAAGGGGAATGCGCAGGCCCGAGGCAAGCGGGTGGTGGGCAAGACCGCCACCGCGGGCTTCCAGGTGGGCGTGGTGCGCACGCTGCCCATGACCGCCCCTGCGCTATGGGATTGGGTCACGACCCAGCCGGAGCGCTGGCTGGGCCCGGGCGCGACGCTGACGGCTGAACCGGGCGGGCACTTCGAGGTCCCCAAGCGTCGCGGATCCCCCGGCGTGCGCGGCGAGGTCCGGGTGGTGAAGCCCGGGCAACGCCTGCGCATGACGTGGCAGCCCGACGGCTGGAAGAAGCCGGCGACCTTGCAGCTCACCCTGACGCCGAAGGCGCGGGGCGCCTCCCTCCATGTGCACATGGAGAAGCTCCCGGACGCGGAGGCTCGGGAGGCCATGCGGGAGCGCTGGTCGAAGGTCCTCTCCCAGGCCGTGGACTGA
- a CDS encoding sensor histidine kinase, with the protein MPEQLPVARPDTTHRLLLVAGMLTWAVVGFAHLEDLAREPARWTAPDTLLWAVALLAFGGAFWRQAHEQGRGEVPLLVVQTVAALVCLATGESGLDGALLAITAGQVPEILLQRRALAWVGAQVGGMFFVFAVQYPPVQALVQSLIYTGFQGFTFGTALVMVREAEARRELARVHVELQATQVLLANREREGERLRIARELHDSVGHHLTALSLNLEAAAHTAKDPASTEHLRRAREAARTLLSEVRGTVTALRDAPMPLLPSLRALAEGVPGLAVHLEVPEALALESSEAAHSLFRCVQEVLTNTLRHAGAHNLWIAIVPTEDGGMRVHARDDGRGAARVTPGSGLMGMRERFTRLGGRVEWRSAAGQGLELEAWLPATPERGGGT; encoded by the coding sequence ATGCCCGAGCAGTTACCCGTGGCCAGGCCCGACACCACCCATCGCCTGCTGCTCGTCGCAGGCATGCTGACCTGGGCCGTGGTCGGCTTCGCGCACCTGGAGGACCTCGCGCGCGAGCCCGCGCGGTGGACGGCCCCGGACACGCTGCTGTGGGCCGTCGCGCTCCTCGCCTTTGGCGGGGCCTTCTGGCGCCAGGCGCATGAACAAGGCAGGGGAGAGGTGCCGCTGCTCGTCGTGCAGACGGTCGCGGCGCTCGTCTGCCTCGCCACGGGGGAGAGCGGGCTGGACGGCGCGCTGCTCGCCATCACCGCCGGGCAGGTCCCGGAGATCCTCCTCCAGCGCCGGGCGCTGGCGTGGGTGGGGGCCCAGGTGGGAGGCATGTTCTTCGTGTTCGCCGTTCAGTACCCGCCCGTCCAGGCCCTGGTGCAGTCGCTCATCTACACCGGCTTCCAGGGCTTCACCTTCGGCACGGCGCTGGTGATGGTCCGCGAGGCGGAGGCCCGCCGCGAGCTGGCCCGGGTCCACGTGGAGCTGCAGGCCACCCAGGTGTTGCTCGCCAACCGCGAGCGCGAGGGAGAGCGGCTGCGCATCGCCCGCGAGCTGCACGACTCCGTGGGCCACCACCTCACCGCGCTCAGCCTCAACCTGGAGGCCGCCGCGCACACCGCGAAGGACCCCGCCTCCACCGAACACCTGCGCCGCGCCCGCGAGGCGGCCCGCACGCTGCTGTCCGAGGTGCGGGGGACGGTGACGGCGCTGCGCGATGCGCCCATGCCCCTGCTGCCGTCGCTGCGAGCGCTCGCGGAGGGCGTCCCGGGGCTCGCCGTCCACCTGGAGGTCCCCGAGGCGCTCGCCCTGGAGTCCTCCGAGGCGGCGCACTCGCTCTTCCGCTGCGTGCAGGAGGTCCTGACCAATACGCTGCGCCACGCAGGGGCCCACAACCTGTGGATCGCCATCGTGCCCACGGAGGACGGCGGGATGCGGGTACACGCACGGGATGACGGGCGCGGCGCGGCGCGGGTGACGCCGGGCTCGGGGCTCATGGGCATGCGGGAGCGGTTCACCCGGCTGGGCGGCCGCGTGGAATGGCGCTCGGCGGCGGGGCAGGGGCTGGAGCTGGAGGCATGGCTGCCGGCCACGCCGGAGCGCGGGGGGGGCACGTGA
- a CDS encoding response regulator transcription factor, which produces MNAIRLVLADDHALVRQGLRSLLELTPDLRVVGEAADGEEALRKVAEFNPDVVLMDVRMPRMTGLEALRALRRTDPERRVVLLTTFDEDTALIEALRAGVQGFLLKDVSLEELAEAIRRVASGQTLLPPGIAERVARGMAELPRDFPHADLPEGLTRREVEVLRLIARGLSNREIADALGTAEGTVKNQTSSILSKLGVRDRTRAVLRAMELGCL; this is translated from the coding sequence GTGAACGCCATCCGGCTGGTGCTCGCGGATGATCACGCCCTGGTGCGCCAGGGGCTGCGCAGCCTGCTGGAGCTCACGCCCGACCTGCGGGTGGTGGGGGAGGCCGCCGACGGCGAGGAGGCGCTGCGCAAGGTCGCGGAGTTCAACCCGGACGTGGTGCTGATGGACGTGCGCATGCCGCGCATGACGGGGCTGGAGGCCCTGCGCGCGCTGCGCCGCACGGATCCGGAGCGGCGCGTGGTGCTGCTCACCACCTTCGACGAGGACACCGCGCTCATCGAGGCGCTGCGCGCGGGAGTGCAGGGCTTCCTCCTCAAGGACGTGTCCCTGGAGGAGCTGGCGGAGGCCATCCGGCGCGTGGCCTCCGGACAGACGCTGCTGCCCCCCGGCATCGCGGAGCGCGTGGCGCGAGGCATGGCGGAGCTGCCCCGCGACTTCCCCCACGCGGACCTGCCGGAAGGACTCACCCGCCGCGAGGTGGAGGTGCTGCGCCTCATCGCGCGGGGGCTGAGCAACCGGGAGATCGCCGACGCGCTGGGGACGGCGGAGGGGACGGTGAAGAACCAGACCTCCAGCATCCTCTCCAAGCTGGGCGTGAGGGACCGCACGCGCGCCGTGCTCCGCGCCATGGAGCTGGGCTGTCTCTAG
- a CDS encoding MFS transporter, which produces MSFIRAVHGTAGSAPLAAKVSDARGRPSQPVAASPSLSSGLRLLLAASAGLSVASIYYSQPMLAVMGGTLGASDTAVGLVPMLTQLGYALGILLLTPLGDRFDRRRIILTKAALLSVALLLGGIAPGIQLLLIVSFAVGLTATLAQDIVPAAATLAPEHERGKVVGTVMTGLLLGILLSRVISGVVAEHFGWRAMYMVAAASVALIGVAAWRGLPRFRPTNTLSYGALLGSLASLWRKHGALRRAALAQGLISIGFSAFWSTLAVMLHGAPFHLGSAAAGAFGLAGAAGALGAPVAGRIADRFGPEVVTRLGAGLTVVSFATMFAAPWLEPNHRLWLIGASAIGFDLGAQITLVAHQTLVFGIDPAARSRLNAVLFVTMFIGMSIGAASGSLVLARWGWTAVTLLATVSALAALGVRLFPGARTAR; this is translated from the coding sequence ATGTCCTTCATTCGCGCCGTACATGGAACCGCCGGAAGCGCCCCCCTTGCCGCGAAGGTCTCCGACGCCAGGGGCCGTCCGTCCCAGCCCGTGGCCGCCAGCCCGTCCCTGTCGAGCGGCCTGCGCCTGCTGCTGGCCGCGAGCGCCGGCCTGTCGGTGGCATCCATCTACTACAGCCAGCCGATGCTCGCGGTGATGGGGGGCACCCTGGGCGCCTCCGACACCGCGGTGGGCCTGGTGCCCATGCTCACGCAGCTGGGCTACGCGCTGGGCATCCTGCTGCTGACGCCGCTGGGCGACCGCTTCGACCGGCGCCGCATCATCCTCACCAAGGCCGCCCTGCTGAGCGTGGCGCTGCTGCTGGGCGGTATCGCGCCGGGCATCCAGCTGCTGCTCATCGTGAGCTTCGCCGTCGGCCTGACGGCGACCCTGGCGCAGGACATCGTTCCGGCCGCCGCGACCCTGGCTCCCGAGCACGAGCGTGGCAAGGTCGTCGGCACGGTGATGACCGGCCTGCTGCTCGGCATCCTCCTGTCCCGCGTCATCAGCGGCGTGGTCGCCGAGCACTTCGGCTGGCGCGCCATGTACATGGTCGCCGCCGCCAGCGTGGCGCTCATCGGCGTGGCGGCCTGGCGCGGCCTGCCCCGCTTCCGCCCCACCAACACGCTGTCCTACGGCGCCCTGCTCGGCTCGCTCGCCAGCCTGTGGCGCAAGCACGGCGCCCTCCGCCGGGCGGCGCTGGCGCAGGGGCTCATCTCCATTGGCTTCAGCGCGTTCTGGTCCACGCTCGCCGTGATGCTGCACGGCGCTCCGTTCCACCTGGGGAGCGCTGCCGCCGGAGCCTTCGGTCTTGCGGGTGCGGCCGGAGCGCTGGGCGCGCCGGTGGCGGGACGCATCGCGGATCGCTTCGGGCCTGAAGTCGTGACACGGCTGGGCGCCGGCCTGACCGTCGTCTCCTTCGCCACGATGTTCGCGGCGCCGTGGCTGGAGCCGAATCACCGCCTGTGGCTGATTGGCGCCAGCGCGATCGGCTTCGACCTGGGGGCGCAGATCACGCTCGTGGCGCACCAGACCCTGGTCTTCGGCATCGACCCCGCCGCTCGCAGCCGGCTCAACGCGGTGCTGTTCGTCACCATGTTCATCGGCATGTCCATTGGCGCGGCCAGCGGCAGCCTGGTGCTGGCCCGGTGGGGCTGGACGGCGGTGACGCTGCTGGCGACCGTCTCCGCGCTGGCGGCCCTGGGCGTCCGCCTGTTCCCGGGAGCCCGCACGGCCCGCTGA
- a CDS encoding LysR family transcriptional regulator, producing the protein MPRPSKQARSRVPASATPASADRLELMQTFLRIVDAGSLSSAAAQLGTTQPTVSRRLQALERSLGLRLLQRSTHAMKLTEDGARCYERAKELLASWELFEADLRGASDEPEGTLRVVVPHAFGQQLLVDPLTEYLRRHPRVSVEWLLHDRGVDFIADGIDCAIHVGEVQDPSVVAIRVAEVPRIVVAAPSVLAGVPVPTHPDELARLPWLSLRTFYRNELSLTHVATGEVQPIVFQPRVSTDSLYALRSAAVKGLGVCVGSAWVLQEELQRGRLLHLVPQWQAAPLPMYLLYPYARFHPARLRRFVALMRERIPAALAVAVRRG; encoded by the coding sequence ATGCCCCGTCCCTCAAAGCAGGCCCGGTCGCGGGTTCCCGCCTCCGCCACACCCGCCAGCGCCGACCGGCTGGAGCTGATGCAGACCTTCCTCCGCATCGTCGACGCGGGGAGCCTGTCTTCCGCCGCCGCGCAGCTGGGCACCACGCAGCCGACGGTGAGCCGCCGGCTCCAGGCGCTGGAGCGCTCACTGGGGCTGCGGCTGCTGCAGCGCTCCACCCATGCGATGAAGCTCACGGAAGACGGAGCGCGCTGCTACGAACGGGCGAAGGAGTTGCTGGCCAGCTGGGAGCTGTTCGAGGCCGACCTGCGCGGCGCGAGCGACGAACCGGAGGGCACGCTGCGCGTCGTGGTGCCGCACGCGTTCGGGCAGCAGTTGCTGGTGGATCCGCTGACGGAATACCTGCGCCGCCACCCGAGGGTCTCCGTCGAATGGCTGCTGCACGACCGGGGGGTGGACTTCATCGCGGACGGCATCGACTGCGCGATCCACGTCGGCGAGGTGCAGGACCCCAGCGTGGTGGCGATCCGCGTGGCCGAGGTGCCGCGCATCGTCGTGGCCGCGCCCTCCGTGCTGGCGGGCGTGCCGGTGCCGACGCATCCGGACGAGCTGGCGAGGCTGCCCTGGCTGTCATTGCGCACGTTCTATCGCAACGAGCTCTCACTGACCCACGTGGCCACCGGCGAGGTCCAGCCCATCGTCTTCCAGCCTCGCGTGAGCACGGACAGCCTCTACGCGCTCCGCAGCGCCGCGGTGAAGGGCCTGGGCGTCTGCGTGGGCTCGGCCTGGGTGCTCCAGGAGGAACTCCAGCGGGGCCGGCTCCTGCACCTGGTGCCGCAATGGCAGGCCGCGCCTCTGCCCATGTACCTGCTCTATCCGTATGCGCGGTTTCACCCAGCGAGGTTGCGCAGGTTCGTGGCGTTGATGCGGGAGCGGATCCCCGCGGCACTGGCCGTGGCGGTGCGGAGGGGATGA
- a CDS encoding imm11 family protein, which produces MVRRYFDLSDDMTIPGRWVLGTPTDAQGREVDDPWMFYRGQQLPDLGRLKLPMDVPGRALDFSQAAFAAPVVHARVASVLTELAPEEVQTLPVEIEGHPEPFFILVATQLIQCIDEKATEELQKWTPEDGRPEKVGKYRDIWGMRINAAQVGDAKVFRAWGWPIALIVREEIRDALERIGATGTKFEEV; this is translated from the coding sequence ATGGTAAGGCGCTACTTCGACCTGAGCGACGACATGACCATTCCAGGCCGGTGGGTGCTCGGAACTCCCACCGACGCTCAAGGCCGGGAGGTGGACGACCCCTGGATGTTCTATCGGGGCCAGCAACTTCCAGACCTGGGACGCTTGAAGCTCCCCATGGATGTACCCGGCAGGGCACTCGACTTCTCACAAGCGGCGTTCGCGGCCCCGGTGGTCCACGCCCGAGTGGCTTCCGTGCTCACGGAGCTAGCCCCCGAGGAAGTGCAGACGCTGCCCGTGGAGATAGAGGGCCACCCTGAGCCGTTCTTCATTCTCGTGGCGACTCAACTCATTCAGTGCATTGACGAGAAGGCCACCGAGGAACTTCAGAAGTGGACGCCGGAGGACGGGCGCCCTGAGAAGGTTGGAAAGTACCGAGACATTTGGGGAATGCGGATTAACGCCGCCCAGGTAGGCGACGCGAAGGTGTTCCGCGCTTGGGGCTGGCCCATCGCGTTGATCGTCCGAGAGGAAATCCGCGACGCACTTGAGCGCATTGGCGCCACGGGAACGAAGTTTGAAGAGGTTTAG
- a CDS encoding AHH domain-containing protein gives MRVHRAVALLLLVWLTGCAAGRVVRLETGQGPPVVFTPHRDEAGTVEVDRREFKAAVAKLVRGVRLPANPQQAARRLMGVDARGGTYLFDPRTRRMTPLEGAALASDMPPAEVELTRAYLRWCERTGRKGDCLHLLMESPIVTGDGRYALAMAMAQGVVLEEMLDAFKGMADPHAALSAALWTLTFYLVLWSVPEPVSKGLAAVMTATAIVYLGVDTFWTLIAGFKLLVEGADRATTFDELRDTGERYGKVMGRNAARAFALLATVAVGNTAAGFASQVPTLPGSAHAAALAGDRAGIRLAAAGEVGAVAVTGEAVTVALAPDAVAMTARAVGGTAAAPVDAEGHDHHIATNKWWKATNNEGPWSPKFQRIFDKAGMSMDDPANIVHVKGHKGPHPQAYHQRILRRLSDATEGCRTMQQCREALTAELSRLGEQIATPGTNLNKLVTGT, from the coding sequence ATGAGGGTACATCGCGCTGTCGCGCTGCTCCTGCTGGTCTGGCTGACAGGCTGTGCCGCAGGGCGCGTGGTGCGGTTGGAAACAGGCCAGGGGCCGCCAGTCGTCTTCACGCCTCACCGCGACGAAGCCGGAACGGTGGAGGTGGATCGGCGCGAGTTCAAAGCAGCCGTGGCCAAGCTGGTGCGGGGCGTGAGGCTTCCGGCCAATCCCCAGCAGGCTGCGCGGCGCCTGATGGGAGTGGACGCCCGAGGCGGCACGTATCTCTTTGATCCGCGCACTCGGCGGATGACGCCCCTGGAGGGGGCCGCACTGGCCTCCGACATGCCACCAGCGGAAGTGGAACTGACGCGGGCATATCTGCGTTGGTGCGAGCGCACCGGGCGAAAGGGCGACTGTCTGCATTTGCTGATGGAGAGCCCCATCGTCACCGGAGACGGGCGCTATGCGCTGGCCATGGCCATGGCTCAAGGTGTTGTCCTGGAAGAGATGCTGGATGCCTTCAAAGGCATGGCCGACCCGCACGCGGCGCTCTCGGCGGCGCTGTGGACGCTGACATTCTATCTGGTCCTCTGGTCGGTGCCCGAGCCAGTGAGCAAGGGCCTGGCTGCCGTGATGACGGCGACAGCCATTGTCTACCTCGGGGTGGACACCTTCTGGACGCTGATCGCGGGCTTCAAACTGCTGGTGGAGGGTGCGGACCGGGCCACGACGTTTGACGAACTGCGCGATACGGGCGAGCGCTACGGCAAGGTGATGGGCAGGAACGCGGCGCGAGCCTTCGCGCTGCTGGCGACGGTGGCCGTCGGGAACACGGCCGCGGGCTTCGCCTCGCAGGTGCCGACGTTGCCCGGTTCAGCCCATGCGGCAGCGCTGGCGGGGGACCGCGCGGGTATCCGCCTTGCCGCCGCGGGCGAAGTCGGAGCGGTGGCGGTGACGGGCGAGGCCGTCACGGTGGCACTCGCCCCCGATGCGGTGGCCATGACGGCACGGGCCGTGGGGGGGACGGCTGCCGCCCCGGTGGACGCGGAGGGCCACGACCACCACATCGCCACGAACAAGTGGTGGAAGGCCACGAACAATGAAGGTCCGTGGTCTCCCAAGTTCCAGAGGATCTTCGACAAGGCGGGCATGTCGATGGACGACCCGGCGAACATCGTCCACGTCAAGGGCCACAAGGGTCCTCACCCGCAGGCGTACCATCAACGCATTCTCCGGCGCCTGTCTGACGCAACGGAGGGGTGTCGCACCATGCAGCAATGCCGCGAAGCGCTGACAGCCGAACTCAGCCGGTTGGGGGAGCAGATTGCCACTCCGGGCACCAATCTGAATAAGCTGGTCACCGGCACCTAG